In Nonomuraea sp. NBC_00507, the following are encoded in one genomic region:
- a CDS encoding ABC transporter substrate-binding protein: MADLRGVIAGLIRRPAFWRADPPLPIVLVTGEHAFEALTKLAKPFKGDVPYASVEEGAHANVSELVEALAGDRKLGKPVGGSFLPAPRFPFVQFVLWAKKQPEEGGYGEWKKRLRRRNRGGDHNVRTTADFLTRAATTWVPLGTFAVWWVGGASDLVGIIPWLLGGTVAVIGTAAMGVLSIRGSLFTGWFRKQPYLRRAPFERLPDYASRLAKASDPDLELLLVHALCGDMRTAYKKWVIPWPSWGRGLYSLVLLEIKNSSGVNADFLHLLEKTTEETGLLPPMIVLASVPDDFTTATSAKPLEFSDLDVAVKKWQELAKRRLPRLRLDLRSSDPPSDQLAQTYKPRLVRSRLRALGYWGAVLLLVTAPLAWVFWAQQDRDAHCGGLAWVERIDGECVGVVNAAEDTPDDLFDGEVKNLIKKIDENNDFATSSGRYVSVVLFGEFSIKKAAADDTRLASAISELAAVEEYQRTVSGTPRLRVLIANAGDNFRQGRRTAELITRLAEADRHVMGVVGFGRSVEGVRQAVDVLHAAKIPMVAGTATADRLGYLDDTGNPSPYYFHVGPTNFREASLAARFAGRLKLTSAVIVQDGSPSDDYTNNLAADLETTLVQQGVDVKDRLSYTVNAGGISAAAVKACELKPDVLMYAGRAPEFRDFLVAIEGKACGTGVLKVIAGDDVVKVVVDHGAEIANMKQVEVYHLALANRALWSAGSAKPTAFVGRLLQGAHRKAADENLILTYDAISVVYQAANAAYLAASTDQGLPSRGDILYRLSRTSGSSSWEGSGGVIDFAPSERHGPVNKVVAIMKVEKTAWGYAKPVVRCGVLDTNEPPPKDAICDRLPDAAPK, translated from the coding sequence GTGGCCGATCTGCGCGGTGTCATCGCTGGACTCATTCGGCGGCCGGCGTTCTGGCGAGCGGACCCACCACTCCCCATCGTGCTGGTGACAGGCGAGCACGCGTTCGAGGCGCTGACAAAGCTGGCCAAGCCCTTTAAGGGCGACGTGCCGTACGCCTCGGTCGAGGAGGGCGCTCACGCGAATGTGAGCGAGTTGGTGGAGGCCCTGGCGGGAGACCGCAAGCTGGGCAAGCCGGTAGGCGGATCCTTCCTGCCCGCGCCCCGCTTCCCCTTCGTCCAGTTCGTCCTGTGGGCGAAGAAGCAGCCTGAGGAGGGCGGCTACGGGGAGTGGAAGAAGCGGCTCAGGAGGCGCAATCGCGGCGGCGACCACAATGTCAGGACCACAGCCGACTTCCTGACCCGCGCGGCCACCACGTGGGTCCCGCTCGGGACGTTCGCCGTCTGGTGGGTGGGCGGCGCATCCGACCTCGTCGGCATCATTCCGTGGCTGCTGGGCGGCACGGTGGCGGTGATCGGCACCGCGGCGATGGGGGTGCTGTCGATCAGGGGATCGCTGTTCACCGGCTGGTTCCGCAAGCAGCCCTATCTGCGGCGCGCCCCGTTCGAGCGGCTCCCCGATTACGCCTCACGCCTGGCGAAGGCGAGCGACCCGGATCTCGAGCTGCTCTTGGTCCATGCGCTCTGCGGCGACATGCGCACGGCGTACAAGAAGTGGGTCATTCCCTGGCCGAGCTGGGGCCGGGGGCTGTACTCCCTCGTACTCCTCGAGATCAAGAATTCGTCGGGGGTGAACGCCGACTTCCTTCACCTCCTGGAGAAGACCACGGAGGAGACCGGGCTACTGCCCCCGATGATCGTGCTGGCCTCCGTGCCCGACGACTTCACCACCGCGACATCAGCCAAGCCCCTGGAGTTCAGCGACCTCGACGTCGCGGTCAAGAAATGGCAGGAGCTGGCGAAGCGGCGCCTTCCCCGCCTGAGGCTCGACCTCCGGTCTTCCGACCCGCCCTCGGACCAGCTGGCGCAGACGTACAAGCCGCGGCTGGTACGGAGCCGGTTGCGCGCGCTCGGATACTGGGGCGCCGTTCTCCTCCTGGTCACCGCGCCCCTCGCCTGGGTCTTCTGGGCCCAGCAGGACAGGGACGCGCACTGTGGCGGCCTTGCCTGGGTGGAGCGGATCGACGGAGAGTGCGTGGGCGTCGTCAACGCGGCGGAAGACACGCCGGACGACCTGTTCGACGGCGAGGTGAAGAACCTCATCAAGAAGATCGACGAAAACAACGACTTTGCCACGAGCTCGGGCAGGTACGTCAGCGTGGTCCTGTTCGGCGAGTTCTCGATCAAGAAGGCGGCGGCGGACGACACCCGCCTGGCGAGCGCGATATCCGAACTCGCGGCCGTCGAGGAATACCAGCGCACGGTCTCCGGCACCCCGCGGCTGCGCGTGCTGATCGCCAACGCGGGCGACAACTTCCGGCAGGGCCGGCGGACGGCGGAGCTCATCACCAGGCTGGCCGAAGCCGACCGGCACGTCATGGGCGTGGTCGGCTTTGGCCGTAGCGTCGAGGGAGTCAGGCAGGCAGTCGACGTGCTGCACGCCGCGAAGATCCCGATGGTGGCCGGCACGGCGACCGCGGATCGGCTCGGCTACCTCGATGACACCGGCAACCCGTCTCCGTACTACTTCCACGTGGGCCCCACCAACTTCCGCGAGGCCTCGCTGGCGGCCAGGTTCGCCGGCAGGCTCAAGCTCACGTCGGCGGTCATCGTGCAGGACGGCTCGCCCAGCGACGATTACACCAACAACCTGGCCGCCGACCTCGAGACGACGCTGGTCCAGCAGGGCGTCGACGTCAAGGACCGCCTCTCCTACACCGTGAACGCCGGCGGGATCTCCGCGGCAGCGGTGAAGGCCTGCGAGCTCAAGCCGGACGTCCTGATGTACGCGGGGCGCGCCCCGGAGTTCCGCGACTTCCTCGTCGCGATCGAAGGCAAGGCCTGCGGGACCGGTGTGCTCAAGGTGATCGCCGGTGACGACGTCGTCAAGGTGGTGGTCGACCACGGCGCCGAGATCGCCAACATGAAGCAGGTCGAGGTCTACCACCTGGCACTGGCGAACCGGGCCCTCTGGTCGGCCGGCTCCGCCAAGCCGACGGCGTTCGTCGGCAGGCTGCTCCAGGGCGCGCACAGGAAGGCCGCGGACGAGAACCTCATCCTCACCTACGACGCCATCAGCGTGGTGTACCAGGCCGCCAATGCCGCCTATCTCGCAGCCAGCACCGATCAGGGGCTGCCCAGCAGGGGCGACATCCTCTACCGGCTCTCCCGTACCTCCGGCAGCTCATCCTGGGAGGGATCTGGCGGTGTGATCGACTTTGCCCCGTCGGAGCGGCACGGTCCGGTGAACAAGGTGGTCGCCATCATGAAGGTGGAGAAAACAGCGTGGGGGTATGCCAAGCCGGTCGTCCGCTGCGGGGTGCTCGACACGAACGAGCCGCCGCCGAAGGACGCCATCTGCGACCGCCTCCCCGACGCGGCCCCGAAGTGA
- a CDS encoding DUF3592 domain-containing protein, translated as MHNGRLFTIVGGIFGLVGLVLLCVGIALAASTASFLASANQTEGTVVELTARTTTTRSSGGHIRRDTSWYPTVEFTVDARRYSFQSSTGSNPPSHKEGESVPVAYDPDDPSNARVASFWSAFLAPLIVGGLGVVFTPIGAVLFAKGRRIARLRA; from the coding sequence ATGCACAACGGACGGTTATTTACCATCGTCGGCGGGATATTCGGTCTCGTCGGGCTGGTGCTGCTCTGCGTCGGCATCGCGCTGGCCGCCTCTACGGCGAGCTTCCTGGCCTCGGCCAACCAGACCGAGGGTACCGTGGTCGAGCTGACCGCACGGACCACCACGACACGGAGTTCCGGCGGCCATATCCGCCGCGACACGTCGTGGTACCCGACCGTGGAGTTCACCGTCGACGCCAGGCGGTACTCGTTTCAGAGCTCCACTGGCAGCAACCCACCGTCCCACAAGGAAGGCGAAAGCGTACCTGTCGCCTACGACCCGGACGATCCGTCCAACGCGCGGGTTGCGTCGTTCTGGTCCGCGTTCCTCGCTCCGCTGATCGTCGGTGGACTAGGCGTGGTGTTCACGCCGATTGGTGCGGTCTTGTTCGCCAAAGGACGACGGATCGCTCGGCTGCGAGCCTAA